In Sorghum bicolor cultivar BTx623 chromosome 8, Sorghum_bicolor_NCBIv3, whole genome shotgun sequence, one genomic interval encodes:
- the LOC8070321 gene encoding uncharacterized protein LOC8070321 has protein sequence MAAASDSTHPPPDLDVDDDDEEFDDDDDDDLDDEADDSEPSASSSEAARLEAVLRRLTADEVRIRVHQVTIRGCARTRRAAVEAAVGPDLRRAATVRDLVRAAAAAGDRLRRLGAFDTVSITLDAAPPGIPGSAVVVVVDVAEARGRAAGDFGVFANTQTRSCSLEGSVKLINLFGFCETWDASGALELDKTAELSAGVQMPRIGAIPTPLLARISFLSDDWLKSSLKEHLMGVSVGLLSTMNHNLAYNMTWRKLTDPTRMSSNSVQEELGHSLLSSIKYAYKVDQRDSSIRPTRGYAFLSSSLVGGLAPGSKYSRFLRQEFDLRVALPLGVLNGALNAGVAAGVIHPLERGSTGTVSPLSERFYLGGNRPLVCRLGGPSSLLGFKTRGLGATEFRAHDPNNSDNGTSTSPELNGLGGDLAVTAFADLSFDLPLKPLRDLGIHGHAFVCAGNLVKLTDYDLRKFPVTDFLQTFRSSAGFGVVLPTRLFRIEMNYCYILKQLDHDRGKSGIQFNFSSP, from the exons ATGGCAGCCGCATCCGACAGCACCCACCCACCTCCCGACCTCGACGTGGATGACGACGATGAAGaattcgacgacgacgacgacgacgatctgGATGACGAAGCCGACGACAGCGAACCCTCGGCGTCCTCATCCGAGGCGGCTCGCCTGGAGGCCGTGCTCCGGCGGCTCACCGCGGACGAGGTCCGGATCCGGGTGCACCAGGTCACGATCCGGGGCTGCGCGCGCACGCGCCGCGCCGCGGTGGAGGCGGCGGTCGGCCCGGACCTCAGGCGCGCCGCCACCGTGCGGGACCTcgtgcgcgccgccgccgcggccggcgaCCGGCTCCGTCGCCTCGGCGCCTTCGACACTGTCTCGATCACCCTCGACGCGGCGCCGCCTGGGATCCCCGGtagcgccgtcgtcgtcgtcgttgacgTCGCAGAGGCCCGCGGTCGCGCTGCCGGTGATTTCGGCGTCTTCGCCAACACACAG ACTAGATCATGCTCACTTGAAGGTTCAGTGAAGTTGATTAACCTATTTGGATTCTGTGAGACCTGGGATGCATCAGGTGCCCTTGAATTAGATAAGACAGCAGAACTAAGTGCTGGAGTCCAAATGCCTAGAATCGGAGCAATACCAACTCCGCTGTTGGCTAGAATATCATTTCTGTCTGATGACTGGTTAAAGTCCTCACTCAAAGAACACCTGATGGGCGTTTCTGTTGGCTTGCTCTCCACCATGAACCACAACCTTGCGTACAACATGACATGGAGAAAATTAACTGATCCAACACGGATGTCATCCAATTCAGTACAAGAGGAATTAGGACATAGCCTTCTGTCCTCTATTAAGTACGCATACAAGGTTGACCAAAGGGACTCAAGCATAAGACCTACACGTGGATATGCGTTCCTGTCGTCTTCTCTAGTTGGAGGCCTTGCACCAGGGAGCAAATATTCACGATTTCTTAGGCAG GAATTTGATCTTCGAGTGGCTTTGCCTCTGGGTGTGCTGAATGGCGCTCTCAATGCCGGAGTGGCTGCGGGAGTCATCCATCCGTTGGAAAGGGGATCCACAGGAACTGTCTCACCACTTTCAGAAAGATTTTACTTGGGTGGTAATAGGCCTCTTGTATGCCGCTTGGGTGGACCATCTTCATTATTAGGCTTCAAAACAAGAGGACTGGGGGCAACAGAATTCAGAGCACATGACCCCAATAATTCTGACAATGGCACTTCCACTTCTCCTGAGCTAAATGGTCTTGGAGGTGACTTAGCAGTGACAGCCTTTGCTGACCTGTCATTTGATCTGCCTCTGAAGCCGCTCAGGGATCTAGGAATTCATGGCCATGCTTTTGTCTGTGCTGGAAATCTTGTTAAATTAACGGACTATGATCTTCGGAAGTTCCCTGTTACTGATTTCCTACAAACATTCAGAAGTTCAGCAGGATTCGGCGTTGTTCTGCCAACCAGACTGTTTCGCATAGAG ATGAATTACTGCTACATCCTAAAACAGCTTGATCATGACAGGGGGAAGTCAGGCATACAGTTTAACTTCTCATCGCCCTAA
- the LOC8070322 gene encoding IRK-interacting protein codes for MIRPGSKESQNYDINNQRVHPQPIDENMNQNGDSMDTMIGRIFNNISSLKSAYIQLQEAHTPYDPDKIQDADKLVIEELTRLSELKHAYREKHPKPVAASPQDSRLLSEIQEQQNLLKTYEVMVKKFQSQIQTRDTEITHLQQQIDEAKLRKSKLEKKLKQRGLLNKESEESDEEENYFSIELTPSLFTSAVDNAYQSIHDFSKPLINMMKAAGWDLDGAANAIEPGVVYTRRAHKKFAFESYICQRMFSGFQEESFSIKDSNISVSSEAFFHQFLAVRAMDPLDVLSQNPDSVFGKFCRSKYLLLVHPKMEGSFFGNMDQRNYVMSGGHPRTPFYQAFLKLAKSIWLLHRLAYSFDPKAKVFQVKKGSEFSEIHMESIVKNIIIEEGAERPKVGLMIMPGFLIGTSVIQSRVYLSDVKYAD; via the coding sequence ATGATCCGCCCAGGCTCAAAGGAGTCACAAAATTATGATATCAATAATCAAAGAGTTCATCCTCAACCAATTGATGAGAACATGAATCAGAACGGGGACTCAATGGACACTATGATCGGGAGGATATTCAACAACATATCCTCTTTAAAATCTGCCTACATTCAGCTGCAGGAAGCCCACACCCCATATGACCCTGACAAGATCCAGGATGCTGATAAGCTTGTCATAGAGGAGCTTACAAGACTTTCAGAACTCAAACATGCTTACAGAGAAAAACATCCTAAGCCAGTAGCAGCATCCCCTCAAGATTCGCGTCTGCTTTCTGAAATACAAGAGCAGCAGAATTTGTTGAAGACCTATGAGGTCATGGTAAAGAAATTCCAGTCCCAGATCCAGACTAGAGATACTGAGATAACCCATTTACAGCAGCAAATTGATGAAGCTAAACTTCGGAAATCAAAGTTAGAGAAGAAACTGAAACAAAGGGGCCTACTTAACAAGGAATCAGAGGAATCTGACGAAGAAGAGAACTACTTCTCCATTGAATTGACACCCAGTTTGTTTACATCTGCTGTCGATAACGCATACCAGTCAATACATGACTTTTCAAAGCCTTtgatcaacatgatgaaggctgcaGGTTGGGATCTTGATGGGGCTGCTAATGCGATTGAACCTGGTGTAGTTTACACAAGAAGGGCTCacaagaagtttgcttttgaatcCTATATTTGCCAAAGAATGTTCAGTGGGTTCCAAGAAGAGAGCTTTTCTATCAAGGATTCTAACATCAGTGTTTCCAGCGAGGCTTTCTTCCATCAATTCCTCGCAGTGCGAGCCATGGATCCTCTGGATGTCCTGAGCCAGAACCCTGACTCAGTATTTGGAAAGTTCTGCAGAAGCAAATATCTATTGCTTGTGCATCCAAAAATGGAAGGTTCTTTCTTTGGCAACATGGATCAGAGGAACTACGTCATGAGCGGTGGCCATCCAAGGACACCTTTCTACCAGGCATTCCTAAAGCTAGCCAAGTCCATATGGTTGTTGCACAGGTTGGCCTACTCCTTCGATCCAAAGGCAAAGGTGTTTCAAGTGAAAAAGGGAAGTGAATTTTCGGAAATCCACATGGAAAGCATTGTGAAGAACATCATCATAGAAGAGGGTGCGGAGAGGCCGAAAGTTGGCCTGATGATTATGCCTGGTTTCCTGATTGGGACCAGCGTCATACAGTCCCGAGTGTATCTTTCAGATGTGAAGTATGCTGACTGA